Below is a window of Neodiprion virginianus isolate iyNeoVirg1 chromosome 4, iyNeoVirg1.1, whole genome shotgun sequence DNA.
AGGTCCCGATTTCGGTGCCTGTGAAGCGTGTGACAAGTGGCGCTTTTTACAAGGGTATGGgctgcgcatgcgcagacTGATTACAGCCTCTTTGATATCCATAAGTTACTTTTGCGGACGCCATTTGAACATTATAGTTACTTTATTTTGGACGCTTCAGAGGCACTGTAAGAGGGACTTTTTCTGCACTCTCTACAAGAAGTGATAGGTGATATTCgtacaaaaaagtaaaagtcATCAAGTCGGCCAACTACGTTACTTCCGTCAAAGATTCGCTTTCTTGCTCTGGTAACACAAAGTACTATTTTAATTCCGCTGCGTGCCCGATTCATCATTGATAGATACGGCATATTGAAGGAAAAGTACAGAATTAACCTTACTGTATCGATTCCTGGTGCCTTTTAGCACATTTCTTCACTTCAGTTTCTGTGGTTGCCTTATTGATGTCCATGCACACCATATCAAATCTTGCAGCGCCGAACCAGATTAGAACCACAAACGCTATGGTCATGCATATTGCGccttgaatttgaataatgatAACAGAGTGTGACATAAATAGCATAATATAAATCCAAAGTGGCTCTATTGAAAACGGGTATGCGGTTCTACCGGGCAAGGGCTGATCTTGAAtaagaggtgaaaaaatatatgatacTGGTATGGACAAGGCCACCACGACAGTTCCCATATGTAGCAATGAACACTTTTTCATGTAGAACTCAATCGCAGCCAATTCTTCGTCGTTAGCTTCTTTCATGAACGACGTCATTTCGGTTATCAATCCCTGGCAAAAAGTTTTACGAATCAAAACACTTATTTGGAAGCATGACAAAGAATGTGAAACAAGTCTTTCGAGGGTAAGTTTGGTGGAGATGCGtgcagttttcaaaaaataatttttagaaCCGGACGTCTTCCTGATTCATTCAATATAGCATGAAAATAGGTAATTTCTGCCGTGAATCACTCAGTGTATGAGctagaaataattgaattatggATAGCCATTCACGTATATTCGTCACGCAAGACAGCTTACTGATATGTCAACGAATAGATAACTTAGTTCTATTGAATGATCCGAAACATCATGCATCTTTATCGAACTCACTGAGTTTAGCTTTTACGCAATAGCTACTTTGGGAAGATGAATTACAGTACGGAGTTTGTGGAACTTTGACGTGTCTATAAAACGTCAATATTTCAACGTATCATAGGTTGACAATTTTGTAAACTGCCGGAGTATGAAAAAGACAGGCAAGATAGAAATTCACTAAATATCTGGAGACGGGAATGCGTGTGAGAGCGAGTAGGTGTAAGGTAAATATGAGCAGCACGCAATTTAGATAAGCAGCTGACATTCCGATTGAATGATGAGATAATCACGATAATTTCACGGAGTCGCTAATAAATGTTGATCGGACATACTTCCGTTTTGTAATACGTTTACACCGTTACACACAATGACCGTCCTCTTCTAATTCGGTTACCGTTAACGTATGAACATAAGAAATTAACCATATTCTTTCACAGCCAGATGGGCAACTTTATGATAAGAGACTTTTTTGCAAAAGCCGACACGTTTACACGGACTTGGCGATGAGATTCGACGCTGAAATGAGTTCTGcaacttaattattttctgaagTCAATCTACAGGCGACGATGTATAACTTCGATGTAAAACGTAACTACTGGTCTCTGGTGGTGAAAAGTTGCGAAATTGATTACCAAAATATGAGGAGTCAGTAACATGACGAAAGTAACCTCATTCAAATTAAGCAATTCTTTCCCTAATTCAAGCTACTATTGACAACTTGTAGATTAATAAGAGAAGTGTGTTAGAAAGAAAAGTGAGGAAGTGTTCGGGGTCACCGTGTAAGTATAATTGGTAACGGTAAAACTTGCCAGTCGTTTTGTACTACATggagaaaaagtttcaaaagttCTCACAATTTAAAACGACTATAATTATGACCACGGAATTTCCCTCCGCTTGGAATGCAAGATGCACGTTTATTGTCAGAAAATCAAACATCGGCCCGTAactcattttctttcaacataAATTAGTGAGATACATAAGATTTGATTATACTCAACATGAAGGCGAGTTTCCTCGATGTAGCAGATACCGATATACAGTATCAGACCACCGACTCCTATCATGTCTGTGCTACCCATGAACATGTCAAGGCGGCTTTCCATGTTTTCGAGTGTTCCACGTATCATTGTTGGAAACGTTACAGCTATATGAGCTAGCGACAAGAGCGTCAAACTCCGACGTCTTATGACTTCGATACGCTTCGCATCAGGAGCTAGCGGCCATAGTAATATCAAGGTCGATAGAACTCTTGCCAGGCGAAGCGACGTATCTACCGACAGGGTCTTCATCGCTACTTCTTTCTGTCGAACTTTCTCTGGATTCAAAATTCTTCTGAGGGTGGTGAGGAGCCACCGATGGATTATTCtgttccaattttcaaatagacTTGACGTGAGCTAATGGATACCGGTGCCGTAACCAATGGGCGCCAAGCGTCGGTACAAGTAAGAACTCAGGGAATACTTAATCGATAATATCGTATGAAAATGCGAGCCGTCTACCGTAAATCATTATCGAGATAAAGTGGCACCGACGTACGTTGAGGACCCTTATTAAAATTACCTTCACGAAAATACTGCGAGGATACGGGTCATCAGCCAATTTCGGTACGTGTGATCCACACAGCACAAGATGTGACAAAATTTAACAGAAACATTGCAACTGTTATGTCAATGCTCgagtaaattttcaacgcCCCTGTGGTTCTTTAATCTGTGACAACCTATTCGCCACATTTTTGTTCGAGCTACCAGTGTTTCGGGTATCGGCGTTATCCGAATAACCCGGATCCGCCGGATCCAACGCTTCGAATTCGGACATACGAACTATTCGGATAGTTCGACCTAGTACGTGAATTCCTGGGTATTCGAACTATCCGAACTATTCGAAAAGGTAGGTCTCATCTATTCGGATACTTAAATTATCCGAGTCATCCAAACAGTCCTGTTTACTTCGTAGGGTTcgagtcaaaatttttttactacaagTAATACAGGTACGCATTTGTTATAACCACTGTTATCTGTTCGTTCTTGAAAATTGCTGTCAATTCACTGCAGATGTCTTTTTACACAGAAGCGAAGCAGGAGTGCAATTTCTGTACCGTAGAGCGGAATTGCCAGACATTTTGTGCGAATTCGACAACTAACTCACAATcttataaaactttttttgcaaaaatacgcAATTGTTTCTCAATATACCTGGATACGCGGTATAAACGTAATATATTTGCAAGTTTTGCACGAATTCTCATGGATTTGTTGTCCATCGATAGAGATTCATCGATCGTCCGTATGCAAAATGGAAGATTGAATACAGTTATTCCATAATCACTAATAAATAAAGGAATTGAGTTAAACTTTATCTGAATTTCACAGCTTTCGTCGAATATTCTTTGAGCCGGTAAAACGACGGTACGGACAATGCTTCATTTCACTAATCAATTTAATTCAAATCATTATTTCACGGCTAACAATTGAGGATTTCAAATCTTTCGGAGAGATGAAATGCACAGAAGTGAcgttttatgt
It encodes the following:
- the LOC124302185 gene encoding uncharacterized protein LOC124302185 isoform X2 — protein: MKTLSVDTSLRLARVLSTLILLWPLAPDAKRIEVIRRRSLTLLSLAHIAVTFPTMIRGTLENMESRLDMFMGSTDMIGVGGLILYIGICYIEETRLHGLITEMTSFMKEANDEELAAIEFYMKKCSLLHMGTVVVALSIPVSYIFSPLIQDQPLPGAICMTIAFVVLIWFGAARFDMVCMDINKATTETEVKKCAKRHQESIHFANRLGTTVGRMAFGVAISNLLGVIFGGVVITYRKFDSIDFFKLMIFMMIATIHLFLYAWPADYLAQSSQRVAESILNGKWVGKSPRMHSSLLLMMQRANNPAIIKVDGVLPPLNLEMFGSGLSTSFSYIATLLAIFDE
- the LOC124302185 gene encoding odorant receptor Or2-like isoform X1, which codes for MKTLSVDTSLRLARVLSTLILLWPLAPDAKRIEVIRRRSLTLLSLAHIAVTFPTMIRGTLENMESRLDMFMGSTDMIGVGGLILYIGICYIEETRLHGLITEMTSFMKEANDEELAAIEFYMKKCSLLHMGTVVVALSIPVSYIFSPLIQDQPLPGRTAYPFSIEPLWIYIMLFMSHSVIIIQIQGAICMTIAFVVLIWFGAARFDMVCMDINKATTETEVKKCAKRHQESIHFANRLGTTVGRMAFGVAISNLLGVIFGGVVITYRKFDSIDFFKLMIFMMIATIHLFLYAWPADYLAQSSQRVAESILNGKWVGKSPRMHSSLLLMMQRANNPAIIKVDGVLPPLNLEMFGSGLSTSFSYIATLLAIFDE
- the LOC124302185 gene encoding odorant receptor Or2-like isoform X3, with the protein product MKTLSVDTSLRLARVLSTLILLWPLAPDAKRIEVIRRRSLTLLSLAHIAVTFPTMIRGTLENMESRLDMFMGSTDMIGVGGLILYIGICYIEETRLHGLITEMTSFMKEANDEELAAIEFYMKKCSLLHMGTVVVALSIPVSYIFSPLIQDQPLPGRTAYPFSIEPLWIYIMLFMSHSVIIIQIQGAICMTIAFVVLIWFGAARFDMVCMDINKATTETEVKKCAKRHQESIHFANRLGTTVGRMAFGVAISNLLGVIFGGVVITYSQRVAESILNGKWVGKSPRMHSSLLLMMQRANNPAIIKVDGVLPPLNLEMFGSGLSTSFSYIATLLAIFDE